The nucleotide window AGATCGACCGCCAGCAGCAGCGCCTCGACGCGCTGGCGCTGAAGGCGGCCCGCCCCCCGCGCGAGGGCGAAGGGGCCGGCGGCCGGGCCCGCGAGAGCGCGGCGACCGGCGAACATCGCGGCGCCTTCCTCGCCTATATGCGCAAGGGCCAGGAGGAGGGCCTGCGCTCCCTCGAGCAGAAGGCGCTGTCCATCGGCTCCGACCCCGACGGCGGCTATCTGGTGCCGGAGGAGACGGAGGCCGGCATCCTGCGCCGGATGACGGCTGTCTCGCCGATCCGCGCCATTGCCGGCTCGCGGCAGGTCTCGGCCAGCGTCTTCAAGAAGCCGTTCTCGGTCTCCGGCCCGCAGTCGGGCTGGGTGGCGGAGACGGCGGCGCGGCCCGAGACCGGCTCGCCGACGCTCGCCGAACTCGCCTTCCCGACGATGGAGCTCTACGCCATGCCGGCGGCGACGGCCTCGCTGCTCGACGATGCGGCGGTCGATGTCGACGCCTGGATCGCCGAGGAGGTGGAGCTGGCCTTCGCCGAGCAGGAGGGCGCGGCTTTTGTGGCCGGCAACGGCGTCAACCGGCCGCGCGGTTTTCTCGACTATCCGCAGGTGACCGAGAGCGCCTGGAGCTGGGGCAATGTCGGCACGCTGTCGACCGGCGTCGATGCGGGCTTCTCGGCGGCCGATCCGGGCGACGTGCTGATCGACCTCGTCTATGCGCTGAAGGCCGGCTACCGCCAGAACGCCCGCTTCGTGATGAACCGGCGGACGCAGGGCGTGCTGCGCAAGATGAAGGACGGCGAGGGCAACTACCTGTGGCAGCCGCCGGCGAGCCTCGGCGCTCCGGCCACGCTGATGAGCTTCCCGGTCACCGAGGCCGAGGACATGCCGGACATCGCCGCCGGGGCGCCGGCCATCGCCTTCGGCGACTTCCGCCGGGGCTATCTGGTGGTCGACCGGGCCGGGGTGCGCATCCTGCGCGATCCCTATTCGGCCAAGCCCTACGTGCTGTTCTACACGACCAAGCGCGTGGGCGGCGGCATGCAGGACTTCGACGCGATCAAGCTGCTGGTCTTCGCCGCGTAAAGGCGGCGGCGGACGAGAGGCCGGGCGGGGCATTCCCCGCCCGGTCATGCGGGACGGACAGCGGATGGGGATGCGATGACCGCGATCGTGACGACGCCGCCGGCACTGGAGCCGGTGACGCTGGAGGAGGCGCGCGCCCAGCTGCGCGTGACAACCAGTGAGGAGGATGCGCTGCTCGGCCGGCTGATCGCCGCCGCGCGGGCGCAGATCGAGCTGGCAACGCGCCGGGCGCTGATCGCGCAGGGCTGGCGGCTCTATCTCGATGCCTGGCCGCCGGGCCGGGTGGTGCGGCTGCCGGTCGCCCCGGTCGCCTCCGTCGAGGCGGTCACCGTCTATGACGGCGACGGGCTGCCGGTGGCGCTTGACCCTGCCGACTACCGGCTGGAGGCGGCAACCAACCCGCCGCGGCTGAAGGTCAAGGCCGGGGCGCCGGCCGGGATCAAAGGCTTCAACGGCATCGAGATCGACTTCACCGCCGGATACGGCACGGAGGCCGACGCGGTGCCGGGGCCGCTGCGCCAGGCGGTGCTGCTGCTGGTTGCCCACTGGTTCGAGCACCGCGAGCCGGGGCTGGATCCGGCCGCGCTCGGCCTGCCGCCGGCGGTGGCGAGCCTTGCCGGCAGCTACCGGATGGTGCGGCTGTGAGGGCGGCGGCAGGAGCGGGCTCGCTCGACCGCGCGATGCGGCTGGAGCGGCCCGAACGGATCGAGGCGGCGGACGGCGAGGCCGAAACGATCTTCACGGACACCGGCCTCGTCTTCGTGGCACTGGCGCCGGCGAGCCTTGCCGAGCGGCAGGCGGGCGGGCGGCACGACGGCATCGCCACCCATGTGGCGCGGCTGCGCACCGGCACCGGCATTGCCGGCGGCTGGCGGCTGAGCGAGGGCGCGCGGCACTTCCGCGTGCTGGCCGTCGACGACACGGCGCGGCGGAGCGGGTTTGTCGCCTGCCTCATCGAGGAGGAGGGGCGATGAG belongs to Stappia indica and includes:
- a CDS encoding phage major capsid protein, which gives rise to MTSSNPRPAEQPALTRHAPETKAVTGRGAAPAAGTGLERELDEMRAAFTAFREVNDERLSEIEQRGSTDVLTGEKLARIEAEIDRQQQRLDALALKAARPPREGEGAGGRARESAATGEHRGAFLAYMRKGQEEGLRSLEQKALSIGSDPDGGYLVPEETEAGILRRMTAVSPIRAIAGSRQVSASVFKKPFSVSGPQSGWVAETAARPETGSPTLAELAFPTMELYAMPAATASLLDDAAVDVDAWIAEEVELAFAEQEGAAFVAGNGVNRPRGFLDYPQVTESAWSWGNVGTLSTGVDAGFSAADPGDVLIDLVYALKAGYRQNARFVMNRRTQGVLRKMKDGEGNYLWQPPASLGAPATLMSFPVTEAEDMPDIAAGAPAIAFGDFRRGYLVVDRAGVRILRDPYSAKPYVLFYTTKRVGGGMQDFDAIKLLVFAA
- a CDS encoding head-tail connector protein codes for the protein MTAIVTTPPALEPVTLEEARAQLRVTTSEEDALLGRLIAAARAQIELATRRALIAQGWRLYLDAWPPGRVVRLPVAPVASVEAVTVYDGDGLPVALDPADYRLEAATNPPRLKVKAGAPAGIKGFNGIEIDFTAGYGTEADAVPGPLRQAVLLLVAHWFEHREPGLDPAALGLPPAVASLAGSYRMVRL
- a CDS encoding head-tail adaptor protein, whose translation is MRAAAGAGSLDRAMRLERPERIEAADGEAETIFTDTGLVFVALAPASLAERQAGGRHDGIATHVARLRTGTGIAGGWRLSEGARHFRVLAVDDTARRSGFVACLIEEEGR